TTGAACTATATTTTCCAATGTgcaagtaattttattttattttattgtcattcCTCAATGCGATCTTGCTTTCAGATTGTTCATATAACAAATATATCAGTTAATCCTTTTTTCGAactgttctctctctttttaggGGTGAAATTGGACTTTGAATGATCACATGATTGCCCACCCAAGATTTACTCATTTATTTACCTCAATCGATCCCGTCCATTCATTTGCATAACGCTACACATTCAATGAAACCAAACCAATTATATGATCATATGTACTCGACTTAGCACAATGGTGGGTGCTCAAGTCAGTCTTACAATGATGCTGAAATATTAGGTGACAATTTTCAAGTATGCAATTTTCAAGAATATTTGGTGACTAACTACCTATGAAAGATGCTGAAATATTcacaagagaaataatattggCAATCTTGGGTGTGCAAGTTCGGCAACTCTTTTGAAAAACTGAATAAATCTTAActcatgaatttatttattttttttaataatggacatcacttttttcttttaaagggaATGCGTGAAATTTACACAGtattctaaattatatttagcgTTATTCATGTACACGCTCGCTATCAAATCAGAGCACTTGACAATGACAATCTTCTCAATTTGTAGTTGAGCCTTGTTAGGTACAAGCGGTTTGACACACCAAATTCCATACTGATGTTaatatgactttttttattgaaaagaaaaaaaaaagtttatgagAGAAGAAAATGTCCTCTatctcatgaaaatcatttctgTCTTTAATTTGTACTGTTTCATTAAATGAATATCTTACATGTCAGCATCGGTACGTGATTTGGTGCGTGAACTCGCTTGCAAGAAAACTTTTCCTTGCAAGCGAGTTCAATAAATGACATTGCACGGTGAGGACGGCAAAATTTTAGCAAAATTTTAGAAGATATgaaagataaatgatttgtacaaatttcaaatagataaacttTGCAAAGTGGACCTAACCtcaaaaagtgtaaaaaaaatctactccTTTTAAGTGTGATCCAGTTTTTACAAAACGTCTACacgatataaaaatttttttttcatcagccactattcactacttcatattctatgaaaaacacccttatattcttaaaaaaaaaactttacgtATGGAGTGAGAGTAAACAATAACTGATATATAAAATTCCTCatgtaatatttatctatttgagatttttaaCTCACAATGGTAGAAAAACAACTGATTGGTCCCATTGGAAATTTTGAAAGAAGAGGAACGGGAATTTTAGCCAATTTTAAAAATCGCATTTAAATTTTCTTTGCCTCTTTACTTTATAATCCTTATGACTTCTTCTCTACGAAAGTGTAGTCTTCAAAGAATGGTAGGTGCAAGAGGGAGCAGGTGCTGGGTTTGACAGGTAGATTGGGAAGCCAAGAACCTTGTAGAATCGCATTACTCGCACATGTTTTGCGCTAACCATCATTCAAGTTTATCAATATAATATGCATTAACTTGAGAGCCTCTGTATATTTCGAGTGGCCAAGCTACAAAATCAAAACACCATGAACTCCTTATCTCTGATGCTTTGTTTCTTGCTTCCTTACATTGCTGTCGCCTAAGTCATCATACAAAAACACTCTCTCAAAACTTTGTTTTGCAGCAAGTTTCTACTGCAGCGGCTGTACTGGGGTGTTGGACTTTCAGGACTTGAATGAGACCACCGCGTCCTGGTGGACCGGGTGGTCCAGGTTGGCCTCCACCTGGAGGGGGTCCTCCAGGACCTGGACCTGGACCTGCTGGCCCTCCGGCTCCATGGCCTGGACCGCTGGGCTTTGTGAATGGCTTGTTCAGTGGATTATGCAGCACCATATCTTCTTGGTACGTCCCAATTCTATTCCATATGTACTCTGATGTCAATAGCAAACAACAATTGAATATGTTTCGACGGAACTTTTTGACGTTTTTTAACGTTGTTTCTCGCCTTTTCTCCGAGTTGGCCGAGCGGTACTAGCTTGCTTATGTCAATGTTACTCTGATTGTTCTCTTTTCTGTCAGAGAGAAAACTATGAACAAACAAACACGTACAAGAAAATATAGTTGAGAGGCCATGTTTTCAAGCTTCTTTCAACATGCATGTTTAGCGATGCAAGTAGATTGCGCTTTTAGCCATAACAATTGCCAATATGTTTAACCATAACAAATACCAATACTGTTCATCTTGAATTTTATTAATCTAAGTCGGGGTGCTACCCATCCTATACGGGCGGTAGCCACCCATCCCACACCTCGTCCCCGACTAAGCGGGGTGAACATCCGCGTCCACCTACTGGGCGGGCGGATTGACACCAGCACCATCCGGCCACCCCATCCAACAAcacatttttcacaaaaaaaaaaaaaaaaccaacaaaattgCATATACATAAGAAAAACTgtacaaatccaacaaaaagtCACACCAAAGTTACAAATCCCACAAATCTTCATAAATCTTTAGATTTGTGCATAGACCGACAGGCCATGGCCACGGTTTAATTTATAGATACACGGCGGCAATTGTGGTCTTGGGTCGTAGAGACACATGGCAAGCTGTAGTCTTATCATTGTAGACTATGGCTTGGGCGTGACTCATAACTCATGACCCGCGACAACAGAGAGAGAAGCTGGCTTAGAGGTGGAGGAAAAGattagaaatgagagaaaagagaggacgATGAATGGCCATTGAGGCGTGAAAGGAATGGggagaagagaagaggagagaAGATAAGAGGAAAGGAAGGGAGGACAGCGGGGAAAGATAAATGAGAGGAGATAGAAGAATTACGTATTTAcattaagggtttttttttttttttttttttaattatacatatacatatggcTGGGCAAACAGGTAAAACCTGCATGGGACCAAGGCCTAGCCCGGCACCCACACCCACCTTTGTGCATGGGCGGGTGCTAGCCCATCTACCCCCTTGATGTGGGGTGCAACTTGCCCGTCCCAGGGGGGGCtatacaaattgatgtggcatATTTTAAGTGCCTTTAGATGAAAGCggcttaaaataaaatgtgacattCAAACTAGTATGACTGGGAATAATGAAACTTAAGATGAATAATATTAgcaattcttttttgtttcacaGTGTCTACTTTATATGCTGTTGTTGGCTGTTAGAAGATTGCTTTGGTGGTCCACCTTGGCCTCCAGCTGGCCCACCAGCTCCTCCTCCCGATCTTGCTGGGCCACCTCCCCCACTTGGTCCCCCTGGACCGCCTCTGCCTCCTGGGCCTCCTGATCCTTTTGGCGCCCCACTTGGTCCACCTGGACCTCGCGAACCACCACCTCCTTAACGTTATAAATTTCGTGTATGATATTTTCTATGCATACGTATCCAAATATGCAGTTATTGAACTATtcgattttcattttcactcttgtTAAGCTCAATAGATGTTCACTCATGGCATCTTATCGTAAAATTTATCTGACAATGTATTCTATAGATAAAAATGCATCGTTAATCCAACTAAAAGTCCATTTTGGTCTTTTTGgaacacatacatacatatatatatatatatgtatgcaatGGTAGTTGTGAATTACTTGTAATGTCATTTTGGCTAAGCCGTAACAAGTGTCGCCAAAAGCTCTTCCTTCGCCATGTCACAATCACATTTAATCATGATCATAGCATAAATAATTCTCTCATCAGATGAGGCCAGATCCTATTTtgttgagaaaaagaaaaacatacttACCCTACCAACTAATCACGTTGAGTCcttttcaaaatagaaaagGGTATGACATAATATTGCAACCCCATCCAAATTGAATTTGCTTTGCTGATCAATGTTTGAGTCACATGCatgtacatgatgatgatgcttCTACTTCATCTGGTCTATTTCTTTTTCGAATTCATGGATAATGTCACGTAAAAAAACATTGGCTTTATTAGTATCTCCCAAGGATAGAGtttatctaaataaataaaatatttatatatatatatatatatatatgtgtgtgtgtgtgtgtgtatttgcAAGTTTTCTTTTTGATATATCTAACACATCATTAGAGTAGATCTCAAAacgatgaaaaatattaatatttttaatttttataactaaaaaatatcGCACAACAAATACTGTGTTGATGCTAATTTGTAAGTAGCAAAACTCGATAAAAGCAATTAATTGGATTAATCGGCAACCTTCACCAAATGATCGAAATAGacgtcttttctttttctaagggATTATTTGGAATGAATTTCAAGAACTTTGACTTATTTGTAACAAGTCTCAATCTAATtggctaaataatatatttgtaacaaaatGATTTAGTTGATGAAACggaaaataatatcaaaatcttATAGATTAATAAGGCACAAACAGCTGAGTAAGAAGTGAACAACAATATTTTCCAATCTAAATGTATATGCATCAAAACTAAATAAAGGTGCGTGTGCTAATCCAATCCCTAGATCAACATTCacaatagattttataaaatacaattttctGTGAAATATAAACAAAGTTGATCAAAAGTGACCCTCCAATGGATGCTAtatttgatctttattttacattttgctaTAGTAATCCTGCTAGATGTAGAAAATACTGTTtacaattctaaaatattttaaattaatttctctcttctctcagcTGCTTTTCCCCACTACCTAAAGTTacctattttcatttcaaatccTCTCTTCTTTCCTCTGTTTGGCACTGAAGAAGCTCTGTGTTTGGAGCCATCTCATTTGCTCGTCGACTCTATCACCACTTAAGGCCATTCTCGAACTTCGAGTTCTCGTCCCTCCGATTCAAGCATTCCTAGAAACCCATGATTGAGATaaacattttgaaattttttcttcgCTCCTCAACCAACCGATTGCAATTCATAGTTGTAGTGTCGTCTACCTGTGTTTATCCTTCAAGTTGCAGGTATGGCTCTCAGTCATTTACCTCCAGTCTTGAATCTATCTACTTTTTAATGTGTTAATTCATTTCCTCCCTCGAGGGAGGAATATTCTTAAGCTATTTTCTGTAGTCCACAAACAATGCTctaatgcatgcatatacaaCAAACTAATCGAAACATTAAAAATGAAACTTTCTAATCTGTAAACTGTCAATCTGAATGTCAGTTACTTTCTCCCGTGGTTGGCAACTAACCACTCAATGGCCATAGAATCTGAGATAGCGGACCaaaaggctaaaaaaaaaaagaatggatgTTGTCTTTAGTTTGCCTTGGACTTGACTCGGCAAGCACCCATGTCGCATCGACCTTCTGgccaatttatatttatttttattattgtaattgtTGTAGACGTGTTCCACACTCGTTAACACCTCTCGTAAATCTACACCAAGAAAGTCAGAGAAGGCTTGAAGGGTATTAAACGCCTCTAATGCCTAAGTCAGAGGATTGACACAATCACTAAGTGTTTTCCAGACTTCACTTTCACTTACCTTAGTTGTGAGTTTCCTATGTTATTTATAGAGTTGGGGAAGGTAGGCTAAGGCTTGTGTAACCAACCAAAACTATTGTTTGAATTCCTCTTTATCCTTTTCGTCCCGCCCAGGGTGCTTATCTGAAgggaatatatttaaattttcttgctACAGTTATATGATCACTTTGTCTGCCaaacatattggatgtcttggAGGCTTATAGTTACCTCCTAATTAGGCTGGATAGGCCCTAATGTATGGGTCATCCACATTGGGTCCCTAAGCCTTAATGGCATGTGGACAGACCCATTACAAAGAGGAGATGGCGGCCCTTCCAATTAAAAGTCTCATCACGGGAAGGTGATGGGACTACTTCTGTTTTGGCGCTTCGTTACTCAAGCCTTACTCATGTGTGCCCATACATCAGAGGTGTGCGTCGTTTCCTCTTCATGTCCTTTCCTATCCCTTTTTTGTGCTTGACATGTTTCTTCATTTGGACAACCTCGCAGTGCCTTTTGCATAGCCAACTCTGTCATCCCCACTTTTTCCAAACCTTGTTGTTGTGTTGCTCCTTTGATATTGAGATTCTCTTCTCCTCGCATCTCTTTCTGATGGTTTTGCCCAAAGCTTCCCAGATTACAGCTCGTGATGCCAGATCCTCCCAACCTCATGACTCTCTTCCCCGTGCTAAAGGGTCCAGTGCGCATCATTCCCTTGACTTCAAAGGGACCTAGTGGTCTGCGATGATGACGTGTTCCGACCTGGATCTTGTGAGAACCTGTTATGGAGTTCCTGATTCCATAGTGTTGAGCTTACCAGAGCCGTGCCGTGGTGTGGTTGACCCTATCGGTCTTGCTGCTCAGGTGGCGTTGTACTCCGTTATGTTCTTGATGGGGCTTCATTTGCCATCATGTCGGCCTGTTAGGGATGTGCTTGATTTCTTGAGGTTGGCTCCCTCCCAGCTTGTACCCAATGCGTGGAGGATACTAATGGCATGTTGCATGGCATGGAGACAGGTCTTGGAGCTCACCGGTGATGAATACTAAGACCTCACGGCAAGGAAGTTCCGTTCTACACACGATGTTTGGCGTATAAACGAGAATTTGTGTAGCTTTCGGTCCTGTATCGGTAATCAAGTGGTGAGTTTAGAATGTTGCTATTCCCATGCTAAAGAGTGGCAGAGAAAGTTCTTTGTTGTCTTATCTTAGGTACTGGTTGGGAGTTTCCTTCCAATTAAATTGGCCGTAGTGAGTTTCCTGTTCATGTGGCATGGGGCCCTGTTCCTGATGACTATGAGTTCACCATCATCCTTTATGATTGGGAAGAAGCTCGTCTACGTCTTGTCTATGCTTGGGTAGAACAAAACGATAGTTCTACCTAGTTTGACGTTCTTTTGCCTCGTGTTAACATCAACAAATTTGTGGTTTTGCCCAAAGAGGGTCATGTCTTTAGCTGCCAATTTTTGGgcgccctctctctttctcgggGGTGCAAGAAGGTGCCTTCCGACTTCTGAGGTCTGAAAGGGAAAGAAACCTTGCTCGGCCCCAGGCCCCATTAGTGATGACGTTGGCCTTTCTGATGAATTGGGCTCTACTAGGGAAAGGCTTCCTTAGGCCCCGTTGGCCACTAGGGGGGGTATTTCGGCTCGTGAAACATCGTCCTTTGCGGCTTCTCTTAATGAAATTATGGAGCAGACAAAGATTTATTTAGGGCTGGGGTTTTACGTTGAATCCTCCCTGTTGCCTGATAGGGATGTTGCCCGTTCCACGTCTCCTGCCTTGGAGGATGAGGGTGAGGACTTCAACTCTGATGAAGAGATAGACATGACTTTTGAACCTGCTTTTCTTGGAGCCCCTTCAATTATTCTGACTAACTCTGCTACTCCTTTCAAAGAGGTTGGCGAGACTTCTTTGGCCACTGATGAAGCCTTTCAAGAGATCCCCTCGGTTGTACCTGCCAGCTTAGTCGCCTCTTCCACGGATTCGAGCGGAGCCactccaagaatttcttttgtttttcctaaatTCCTTCATGAAGAGCCTCAAGGTACGAATTTTAGTGGGGTCGTGTATCGTTTCCCTCCTCTCCCTTTATCACTTCGCCAACGGGGGGAGAGGTTCCTTCGCCTATACTCTTGAGCATGTTGCCTTCTGGAGATAGTTCTTTGGCTTTAGTCGAGCAAGCGTGAGATGGTGCCTTTGTTGCCCCCAATTCTCTCATTGCTCCCGCCCGAGTTCTAATTCGGCGAGGGGTGTAGGCAAGATAGGTGGTTTTGTTACTTTTGTTGGGGGTGCTTTCGACACCTTGGGTCTGCCTGGCCCATCAAGCTCTCTCTCCGCTGGCGCCACCTTGTGAGCCAATGGACACAGGGAGAAGGCTATTAGGGCCATGGTGCACAAGCTCCAAGGTTTTCTGTCCCTTGTGAGTTACTCTATTCACTCTTCGTTTCTTATTGCCTGGCAATTTATGACTTGCTTTGTTGTATAAGGGTTGATCACTTGGCTTCCTGGATAGTGGATAGCCAAATTGACTTGGAAGAGGAGAACCGGTCCATACGATCCTTTATAGCTAGGGTGCATTATGTTGTCCTAACTACTCGAGTTGATAAGAAAGAGATGGCGAGGAACTTGTCCTAGGTGGAGTCCTATTGTCACTCATTGGAGGAtcaaatatcctattttcaGGAGGAGACAGATATTGTTCAGCGTGATTGGCGGATATCTCAGTAGGAGGTGGCATAGTGGAACCTCGAGGCGAAGTTTCTGGAGGAAGAGCATGACACGTTATGCGATCGCCTTGGACAGATGAGTAGAGAATTGGAAGAGGTTGGGTGGCATAGTTC
This window of the Juglans regia cultivar Chandler chromosome 12, Walnut 2.0, whole genome shotgun sequence genome carries:
- the LOC109005944 gene encoding basic proline-rich protein-like, coding for MRPPRPGGPGGPGWPPPGGGPPGPGPGPAGPPAPWPGPLGFVNGLFSGLCSTISSCVYFICCCWLLEDCFGGPPWPPAGPPAPPPDLAGPPPPLGPPGPPLPPGPPDPFGAPLGPPGPREPPPP